In Erigeron canadensis isolate Cc75 chromosome 7, C_canadensis_v1, whole genome shotgun sequence, one DNA window encodes the following:
- the LOC122607485 gene encoding protein ROH1-like, with product MRTDFGRSIVSMKRESVVHSIDHETQNQDNEIEAFQRQVYQRFHDLCLLDISSSSCELLSVSWISKLLDVFLCCQEEFKMILYNNKSLMSRQPMDKLINEYFERSVKGLDVCNAIRDGIEQIRQWMKQLEIVLCGLDNEKSLGEGQIRRAKKALIDLAIGMLDEKDSSSTNNLGHRNRSFGRYQKDSQGHKSLKNFRSLSWSVSRSWSASKQLQAIGNNIVVPKSSEVIASNGLAVAVYTMSHVFLFVMWALVAAIPCQDRGLQSHFSVPKNYVWAGPILSLHERILEESKKRERRNTCGLLKEIYGIEKSARHMNELTDSIQFPISEEKEEEVRERVEELKIVYGALKNGLDPLEKQVREVFHRVVKSRTEGIYSISRGSD from the coding sequence ATGCGAACAGATTTTGGGCGTTCAATAGTTAGTATGAAACGAGAATCAGTTGTTCATTCAATAGATCATGAAACACAAAATCAAGATAATGAAATTGAAGCCTTTCAAAGACAGGTATACCAAAGATTTCATGATTTGTGTTTACTTGatatatcttcatcttcatGTGAACTTTTATCTGTTTCTTGGATATCAAAGTTATTAGATGTTTTCTTGTGTTGTCAAGAAGAATTTAAAATGATATTGTATAATAATAAGTCATTGATGAGTAGACAACCCATGGATAAGTTGATTAATGAGTATTTTGAAAGGAGTGTAAAAGGTTTGGATGTATGTAATGCTATTAGAGATGGGATTGAACAAATTAGGCAATGGATGAAACAATTGGAAATTGTTTTATGTGGTTTAGATAATGAGAAAAGTCTCGGGGAAGGCCAAATTCGTAGAGCAAAAAAAGCTTTGATTGACTTAGCTATTGGGATGCTTGATGAGAAAGATTCTAGTAGTACTAATAATCTTGGTCATAGAAACCGGTCATTTGGGCGGTATCAAAAGGATTCACAAGGGCATAAGTCTTTAAAGAATTTTAGATCTTTATCTTGGAGTGTTTCGAGATCCTGGTCCGCTTCGAAACAGCTCCAAGCGATTGGGAACAACATTGTTGTTCCCAAAAGTAGTGAAGTTATTGCAAGTAATGGACTTGCAGTGGCTGTTTATACAATGAGTcatgtgtttttgtttgtgaTGTGGGCTTTAGTTGCTGCAATCCCTTGTCAAGACCGTGGGTTACAATCACATTTTAGTGTGCCTAAGAATTACGTTTGGGCTGGGCCGATTCTCTCGTTACACGAGAGGATTTTGGAAGAATCCAAGAAGCGAGAAAGGAGGAACACTTGTGGTCTTTTGAAGGAGATTTATGGGATTGAGAAATCCGCTCGTCATATGAATGAATTAACCGATTCAATTCAGTTTCCAATTagtgaagaaaaggaagaagaggTTAGGGAAAGAGTGGAGGAGTTGAAGATTGTTTATGGAGCTTTGAAGAATGGATTGGATCCATTGGAGAAGCAAGTGAGGGAAGTGTTTCATCGAGTTGTTAAAAGTAGAACCGAAGGGATTTATTCGATTTCAAGAGGAAGCGACTGA